Within the Romeriopsis navalis LEGE 11480 genome, the region TGCCTGAATCTTATCTCTTTCCAGCCGCAGAGAATTCATCCCATACCCGGCACCGGCGATCGACACCACGGCCAACCCAACCGCCCCAACCGTAATCCCCGTCGCCCGTTTTTTCGCCGCCACCAGCAACCGCTCCCGCCGATGCCGGTCCTCCTCCACCGCCCGACTCTGCCGGATATAATTCCGCTGTGCCTCCGTCGGTTCCGGGTCCTTCTGTGCGCCTTCCCCCAGCCAAGTCTCCGCGGCAATGAGCGCATCCGCCCCCAGCAGCATCCCATCACTACGTCCTCGCCGCTCCCACTCCAGCGCCAACCCCAGCAACCGCGTATGCTCCTTCACATGCGCCAAATCTGTCTCGATCGCCCCCACCAACTCTCCAAACGCCGGGGCAAAATCATCCCCCGCTCGAAACATCAGCCAATGATGCCGACGCAACGCCTGATGCGCTGCATTATCGGCCTCTAAATTCGACTCACAGTCACGATGCACGATCGGCACCAGCCGCTTATTATGCTGCATCGCATGCAGCACTTCCTTCTGACAATATTCCGACTCCAGCGAATCCGGCGACATCACGAACACAAACGTATCCGCACCCTCAATGCCCCGCTCAATCTCCGCCCACCAATCACTCGTCACTGGAATCCCAATCCAGTCAATCCAGGCACTCTGTCCCGCCTGCTTCAGTGCCCCATGCAGTCGCTCAACAAATACTTTATCCCGTCGCGAGTAGGAAATAAATACATCATGGGTAGCTGACGTAACCATAAATTATGACGGGTCAAGGGGAGAGCACATATCTATTTTTATACCTTGCCCTCGCGACATCTTGAGATAGATGTGATACAAACCGTAAACAAAATTAATTCTCACAGAGCTATTTCCGTAAAAGCCTATCACATGTATCTTTGACGCGCCCTGCCGCCGCCATAAAGGCGTCATCACTCTCAGGACTAATCGATCGTGGGGCTAGCAACAGTGGATGCGCCCTGAGTCGATAACATCCCTTACGGACCAAATCATCCGGCGAGGCCTGGTCTTGAAACATACTCCCATCGGAGCCCAAACTCACAATTTGTTGATCTTGATCAAATGCCACCGCAGGCACTTTAGCAGCATGTCGGGTAAGCGCCGTGGCCATAAATTCCCCGGTCTTGGAGCTCCACAACCGAATCAATCCATTATTACCGCCAGTAATCACCCGCGAAGCGTCAGGCTTAAACGCCACCGATCGAAACCAATTTACATATCCCTTAATTAACTTGCCCTGCCGTTGCCCCTGATTATTCCAAAAACGCAGCGTTCCATCCGATGCAGCACTCACAATCTGCGTACCATTTGCACTAAATCCCACGGATAAGATCTCTCCCTTATGACCCTGCATTGGGGCTGCAATCCGGCTAACTTGACCAATCGGTTCACCACTTTCCCAACTCCAAGCATTCCATAAACGAATCGTGTGATCGCGGCTACCACTTGCCACTTGTTTGCCATCACGGCTAAAAGCCAAAGCTGTAACGGGCAAAGCATGCGCTGCCAAGGGGATTCCAACCGATTTTTGCTTTGACAAATTCCACAGTTGAAGATTGCCCTTTTCATCCCCCGTCACAATCCGCTTACCGTTGCAATTAATCGCAAAATTTGTAATCTGTCGATCGGCATGTTTCGATCGCAAATCCAAATTAGCCCGCTTTAATGGCTTACCTTGACGATCCCACAGTTGCACCTCGCCGGTCTCACTCAATCTTGCAATCCATTTACCCTGACAGCTCAAAGCCATCAGACTCACCCCAGCAACTCCACTATCCGGATTTGGCAATGCTGGAGGAATCTTGAGTTGGTCTTGCCCTTGCACATCCCAGACCCGTACCGTCCCATCATCACTACTGCTAATGACCTGCTGTCCATCGCGGCTAAACGCCACCGATTGGATCGCCCCCAGATGGCCTTTCAACAGTTCGATCGGTTCGCCTTGCAATGTCCATAACTGAATCTTGCCATCCGCCGCACCAGCCAAAATTCTTTTTCCATCGGGACTAAAGGCCACGCTCAATGGTTCCGCTTTCAGTTGGATAGTCGATCGGAGGTTAGTTGAGTCAACCTCCCAAATACGCACTGTATTATCACTAGCAGCAGTAATCACAGATTTCCCATCGCGACTAAACGCGACACTTCTGACTTCTCCCGTATGACCGTCAAACTGCTTCAGTCTCTCTCCTGTAAGATCCCATAGCTTAACTGTATTGTCACTACAAGCCGTAAGAACAAATTTCCCATCGGGACTAAACGCCGCATGCCTGATCGCGCCATTTTGATTTTCCAAATTGGCCAATGATCGTCCTGATGAATTCCACAGTTTTGCCTGACCGTTAGCAGATACCGTGAGGATTTTCTGTGCATCCGGACTGAAGATAGCACGGTCAATTTTATCCTGACTGACTTGAGTGATATCCTTCTGTACTGGCCCTAATTGCAGCTGCGGTCGTTTTTGTTTTCCTGATTTGACATTCCACACTTTTGCGGTGCCATTCTGCGTAACTGCGAGAATACTTTTGCCATCATCACTAAAGGTCACACTACTCACGGCATCTTGAAAAGCCTCTAACGGATGCTTGTGCTGGCCCGACTGCAGATCTTGCAGCTTGACCTTGCCATCTTCATCGCCAAGCAAGACCAGTTTGCCATCTGGGCTAAAGGCGATCGCGCTACTCGTATCCTCCGAATTGGCAAAAATCGTGATTTCCTTGGCCTGTTGTAAAGCACGAAGTAGACTTGACTCGACTGTCGAAGTAACTTCTTTATGTTGTTCGCTACGTTTTGTTGCATCGATTGCCAAAATTAGCGCTTTGGTCGTGTCAGGTGTTGACAGTAAATTTAATACGTTTGCTGCTTGCTCACGCAACTCCGCGATTTCTCGTTGTTTATTGGCTGTACCACGCTGATGCCATGCAAAAATAGCGGCCACCACAGCCACTACCATCAATGCAAGTAACCAAACAATAACCTTTTGCTGTCTGTGCTGTTCCGCCTGCTGCTCATCGATTTCGCTCTTGCGACTAGCCCCAACATATTCCCATTGCAACTCACTGGCACGTGGCTCTTTGCGTATTCCAGCCTGCAACCACTGCTCTATCTCTTCTAAGTTTTTGCCCCACAGTAGCAAGCTTTCATCTCGATCTCGTCTTTCCCACTCGATCGCCAGTCGCAATAATCGCGTGTGGGTTTTCGTATGTTCCAGATCAGTCTTAATCGACTTGAGTAATTTTGGAAACGCTTGTTCAAAGTCATCTGATTCGCGAAAGTACAGCCAGTGGTGGCTACGGAGTAATTGGTGGGCCCAGTGATTTTCGTCGAAATCCTCGTCACAATCGCGATAGACGATCGGGAGTAGCCGTTTATTGTATTTGCGAGCATGCATAATCTCGTCAGCACAATATTTTGATGCCAATGAATCTGGTGAGATGACAAACAGAAAAACATTTGCTCCTTCAATCCCTTCGGTGATTTCATCCCACCATTCCGATCCCGCTGGAATATCAAACCAGTCAATCCAAGCGATTTGTCCACTGTGCTTCAGCGCATCATGCAACCGCTGCACAAATGCTTTATCTCGGCGAGAGTAAGAAATAAAGATGTCATACTGCGAGGTTGCTTCCATCAATCATAGACCGCCTGAGCATAAAAAATCCTACTCTCTTTATAGCGTGATTAGCTGAGTGATGATGTTTACTTAAGTACGATCGATAAATAATGTGAGCTTTGTGGGCTGCGAATAAAGTTACGATTCAAAATCGCCATGAGAGCCATTATCATTCAGGTTCCGCGTAATCCTCCCAAACCAAACTAGCTAGTCCAAACTACTTCGGGTTACGGGTATTTGAGGAATCAGTTAAGGAGGGAGCATCTAGTCTTGTGCTGCGTTCAGGTGGGTTAGATTTTTTCTCTTCCTCTTGACGTTTTAAGCCCTCTGTTGTGTAAACCTCTACATCTCTCTGAATAATTCCTTCTACATCTTCCACAAAATACTCAAACGCTTCACTATGCTTTTCGTATTCCCGATATCTACCAGATAGTTCAATAAATTGCCAGCCTTGCGTTTTGAGCAACTCTGCTGCTTTGCGATAGGTATACCAAAGATCGCCATAGCTATAAAACTCGTCTAGCGCTGCCCCGACAGTTACAAAAATACTTAAAGCAACGATCGCTAGCTTGATTAGTGATTCCCAAGGTTCTGTGCATTTAGCATCAATTGCGACAAAAAGCGGTACCGAAGCGCTGGCAAAAATCATCCTAGATCTGATGCGCTGATGATGATTACGCATAGCACCTGATTTCTTATCCATCCAAAGCATTTGATCGAGCCATCGACCAGTCATATACGCTTTTTGATAAGGTTCAAGCTTTAAGTGCTCAATTGTTGACTTGAAAAAGCTCTTCAGCTGTTCGTTATAATCCTCTTCTTCCTTATGGTCTTTTGAACCCCTCAATTTTTTATACAATGAGACTATCATAAGCACACAAATTCACTCAGCATTGATTGCTTGGATCAGTTATTGGCAAATTTCCCAATGGAGTGATATTACTTCGACAAGATTTGTTTTTACAAGTGCTTTAAAACATTTTCATCATTCTGAATTATTTTAGCGATGCCATGCTCACTTAAATTTCAGTCATATTGCTGAGCTTGTAATTGAATCTTGTGGAGCAAACTCTCAAATGTGGGATAGGCTTCGCTATGAGTCTGACATGTTGAATATTCTCCTGAAAGAGTAATAAATTGCCAACTATGCGTTTTGATTCGTTCGGCTGATCTACGGTGGAGATGCCATGACTGTTTGAATGTCGACCACTGTTCTAATGCAATTCCTAGAATCACCAAACCGCTGAGCAGCAGCATAATTATCATCATGCTTAAGGGACTAAATGTGATGAGATCGGTATCAATTATTACTAGTATAGGGATACAGCCACCAAACGTAATATCTAGTAAGGCCACGCTCTGATGCAATTGCTTCATCCTCATAGCCTCGGACTCGATCGTTGCTAATCGCTCAATCCATTGACGCTTGAATTCTGACTTTTGTGACGCAGGGATCGGCAGATGATCAATGGTGCGATTCAGCTCCTGGGTCAGATGAATGAGTGAGTCTGTAAGGTTTCTAGTGCGCATTGATCACTCACCTAGTGCCGAATCGGATGATCAGGCAATCGTGGGAGCCAGGATGGCTTCAATGGCTTTAGCGATCGCCAAATTCCCTTCTGTTAAAGCTGCGACGCGGACCAACCCCGTTGCCACAAGCGCCTGGGCTTCATCACATCCAGGCTCACCGCGTACTACAGCAGCGAGTTCATCGGCAGCACGGCCGGTTCCGTCAATCACCAGTAACAATCGACCTTGTTTAACGTTTTGTATCGCATCTTTCCAGGTAATCGCCCCCCCATTCAGCATGACGGCGATCGTCGGTGCACCCTCGGCGATCGTCGTCGCAACTTGGGCCAGCGCTTGAGATTCGTCACCCCAGTTACTTCCAGGAACGAGAATGAAGTGGGAGTGATGAGGTTCGAGGGTCGTCTGTTCTTCGGAAATAGCCTGTTCTCCGGGTAATAACACCAGCCCCCGGGGTGAGACTCCGACTAAAGGAAATTTCGCTCCGGTTTCTTGTCTAGCTTGTCCCATCAGGCGCATTACGCCGCTATCTGTACCGCCATCCATAACGACAGCATCGAGTTTCTGGGCGGTTCGGGCGAGGACTTGATGAAAAAAGCCTCGGATTTGTTGAAAAACGTCATCGCCTAGAAATTTCGCTCCCCCAATAACGACGAGAACAGGGCGTTTATGAGGGAGGACGATCGGTGCTAAATCCTCAGCAGTAACGGTTCCCGCATGCATCTCCATAACCTGAGATGTAGTGCGCTCCGATAAAGCGATGGTTGAAACTGGAGACATGGTGGGGAAATGGAAAGTCCGGAAATTGGCACAGAATCTGCGCCTTGCAATCATCTTAGCCGAGGTTCCGAGGGTTGGCCAATATTGCTATGGCAGTGTGAAGATTGTCTTGGTTTCAGGATAGCGTCGAGGGCGATGGAACTGTATCGCATTGTATAAGGCTTTATTGATGATGATTATGGCTATATATACTCTGATTAGGGTCAAAATTGCTGTACGGCAACTTGGCTAATTGGGCTAATAGTGTGCTGCTGCTGGGGATGGGTGGATATGGCGGAATTGGGCAATCAGAAAAATCAGAATGATGTTTTTATCTCCTATTCGCAGGTGGATATGCTGCTTGGCGGTCGACTCTATCGGGCTTTAGAAACAATTGGCGATCGGTGATTCGGTCGGGAATTGCTGGGGCGGATAATTTTGTCTTTGTGACGTCGCCGAATGCTATGACCGGAAAATGGGTCTCCAGCCCCGTCCTTCTAGGACGTCTTCTCTTGATTCTGAATATACTCTTTAATCAACTTCTAGCGGCGCACCGCCAACCGAAGTCGCGAAATAGCTGGGACTCCATAAAGTCGATTCATTCTTCGGCTTAGGGTACCCAGCTTTTCCGTATGCGCGGCTTGAAAACCCTTTGAGTGAATTAACAATCTGAGAAACCGACAATTTCGTGCTCTGGCATTGTGCAAACAGTCGGGAAAGTTACCAAAGAATGGCGATCTCCAAAAGGTCTGCATCACCCAAGCAAAGAAGACAGAGCAACGGGCTTGGTTAAGCGAAGTCTCAAACATCCCGTTGCAGCAGTCGATTCATGATTTGGGTGTGGCTTTCAAAAACTTTTTCGACTCCCGCAGCGGGAAAAGAAAAGGGCCAAAGGTCAACGCGCCAGGGTTTAAGAAAAAGTCAAATCGCCAATCAGCCCGGTTTTGTAAAGGTGGATTTTCCATCAAAGCGGGCAAAGTTTACTTGGCGCAAGTTGG harbors:
- a CDS encoding toll/interleukin-1 receptor domain-containing protein codes for the protein MEATSQYDIFISYSRRDKAFVQRLHDALKHSGQIAWIDWFDIPAGSEWWDEITEGIEGANVFLFVISPDSLASKYCADEIMHARKYNKRLLPIVYRDCDEDFDENHWAHQLLRSHHWLYFRESDDFEQAFPKLLKSIKTDLEHTKTHTRLLRLAIEWERRDRDESLLLWGKNLEEIEQWLQAGIRKEPRASELQWEYVGASRKSEIDEQQAEQHRQQKVIVWLLALMVVAVVAAIFAWHQRGTANKQREIAELREQAANVLNLLSTPDTTKALILAIDATKRSEQHKEVTSTVESSLLRALQQAKEITIFANSEDTSSAIAFSPDGKLVLLGDEDGKVKLQDLQSGQHKHPLEAFQDAVSSVTFSDDGKSILAVTQNGTAKVWNVKSGKQKRPQLQLGPVQKDITQVSQDKIDRAIFSPDAQKILTVSANGQAKLWNSSGRSLANLENQNGAIRHAAFSPDGKFVLTACSDNTVKLWDLTGERLKQFDGHTGEVRSVAFSRDGKSVITAASDNTVRIWEVDSTNLRSTIQLKAEPLSVAFSPDGKRILAGAADGKIQLWTLQGEPIELLKGHLGAIQSVAFSRDGQQVISSSDDGTVRVWDVQGQDQLKIPPALPNPDSGVAGVSLMALSCQGKWIARLSETGEVQLWDRQGKPLKRANLDLRSKHADRQITNFAINCNGKRIVTGDEKGNLQLWNLSKQKSVGIPLAAHALPVTALAFSRDGKQVASGSRDHTIRLWNAWSWESGEPIGQVSRIAAPMQGHKGEILSVGFSANGTQIVSAASDGTLRFWNNQGQRQGKLIKGYVNWFRSVAFKPDASRVITGGNNGLIRLWSSKTGEFMATALTRHAAKVPAVAFDQDQQIVSLGSDGSMFQDQASPDDLVRKGCYRLRAHPLLLAPRSISPESDDAFMAAAGRVKDTCDRLLRK
- a CDS encoding DUF4231 domain-containing protein, coding for MRTRNLTDSLIHLTQELNRTIDHLPIPASQKSEFKRQWIERLATIESEAMRMKQLHQSVALLDITFGGCIPILVIIDTDLITFSPLSMMIIMLLLSGLVILGIALEQWSTFKQSWHLHRRSAERIKTHSWQFITLSGEYSTCQTHSEAYPTFESLLHKIQLQAQQYD
- a CDS encoding DUF4231 domain-containing protein — translated: MIVSLYKKLRGSKDHKEEEDYNEQLKSFFKSTIEHLKLEPYQKAYMTGRWLDQMLWMDKKSGAMRNHHQRIRSRMIFASASVPLFVAIDAKCTEPWESLIKLAIVALSIFVTVGAALDEFYSYGDLWYTYRKAAELLKTQGWQFIELSGRYREYEKHSEAFEYFVEDVEGIIQRDVEVYTTEGLKRQEEEKKSNPPERSTRLDAPSLTDSSNTRNPK